From a region of the Thiorhodovibrio winogradskyi genome:
- a CDS encoding SUMF1/EgtB/PvdO family nonheme iron enzyme — MPDRPPQSKPSPANTDHGPLSTRQTPGAASVKPAAAISKGQRDISAVAADLAIQQENEGLRLALREQERIVEELTNECRRLEDRLEDRYQDIDALRRELDRGERALKQAEERSSQLVGDSAMPAATQPGMQATADAKTTTKSPAESARAGSGRLGFASGLLTGLVLATVAVMGLWSAGLLTLSSDMAISPEITAPVAPTQPPTATTEQTPAADDGSNTEYEQEVSNTRTSNQDKRIAGSNKTTFEPVQDGRVNEPSNGAPDNGSDNGSDSGPESGSHNGLNDGSASPEPANVDLQIPAEPVVGTHVDMFLVGEAKAPEMVVLEPSEFMMGNPVGMADSDARPVHKVSLDGFMIGTREVTFADYDRFVRETGARRPLDYGWGRGARPVIDVSWADALAYAKWLGKKTGQPYRLPSEAEWEYAARGGTTSSYWWGIGSPSSRALCINCGTRWDRISTAPVGSFPPNPFGLYDTAGNVYEWTADCYHHSYQGAPDDGRARDEPDCKVRVARGGSFNSPAGAMRSHARNRFSADARADILGFRVARDLAPQTQTSPQGAHAD, encoded by the coding sequence ATGCCAGATCGACCACCTCAGTCCAAACCATCCCCGGCCAACACTGATCATGGGCCCTTATCGACCCGCCAAACCCCCGGCGCTGCTTCGGTTAAACCAGCCGCCGCCATATCAAAGGGGCAGCGTGACATCAGCGCGGTGGCGGCTGATCTAGCCATTCAGCAGGAAAATGAAGGGCTGCGCTTGGCATTGCGTGAACAGGAGCGGATTGTTGAAGAACTGACCAACGAATGTCGCCGGCTCGAAGATCGGCTTGAAGATCGCTACCAGGATATCGACGCTCTTCGCCGCGAGTTGGACCGTGGCGAGCGGGCGTTGAAACAGGCCGAGGAACGTTCCTCGCAGCTTGTCGGCGACAGCGCCATGCCTGCGGCAACGCAACCAGGGATGCAAGCAACGGCGGACGCGAAGACGACCACCAAGTCTCCCGCCGAGTCCGCGCGCGCTGGCAGTGGCCGGCTCGGCTTTGCCTCTGGTCTGTTGACCGGGCTGGTGCTGGCAACCGTCGCGGTGATGGGTTTATGGTCCGCCGGCTTGCTGACACTTAGCAGCGATATGGCGATATCACCCGAGATCACAGCCCCTGTCGCGCCAACTCAGCCGCCAACGGCAACGACCGAGCAGACGCCGGCTGCGGATGATGGATCGAACACAGAATATGAACAAGAAGTCAGCAATACCCGCACGTCTAACCAGGATAAAAGGATTGCCGGCTCCAATAAGACTACGTTTGAGCCAGTTCAGGATGGGCGGGTGAATGAGCCATCAAATGGCGCCCCGGATAATGGATCTGATAATGGATCTGATAGTGGACCTGAAAGTGGGTCCCATAATGGGCTCAATGATGGATCGGCATCACCCGAGCCCGCCAATGTGGACTTACAAATCCCCGCCGAGCCTGTCGTCGGCACCCATGTGGATATGTTTCTGGTTGGCGAGGCGAAAGCACCAGAGATGGTAGTGCTTGAGCCAAGCGAATTCATGATGGGTAACCCCGTCGGCATGGCGGACAGCGACGCTCGGCCCGTGCATAAAGTCAGTCTCGATGGCTTTATGATCGGTACGCGCGAGGTGACTTTTGCCGACTATGATCGCTTTGTGCGCGAGACCGGTGCGCGGCGACCACTGGATTACGGCTGGGGTCGGGGGGCGCGCCCAGTCATTGATGTGTCCTGGGCCGACGCGCTGGCCTACGCGAAGTGGCTCGGCAAAAAGACCGGCCAGCCTTACCGCCTGCCCAGCGAAGCTGAATGGGAATATGCCGCGCGCGGCGGCACCACCTCTTCATACTGGTGGGGTATCGGCTCCCCTTCCAGCCGCGCGCTCTGTATCAATTGCGGTACCCGTTGGGATCGCATCTCAACCGCCCCCGTGGGTAGTTTTCCTCCCAATCCCTTTGGCCTTTATGACACTGCCGGCAATGTTTACGAATGGACGGCGGACTGTTACCACCACAGCTACCAAGGCGCCCCCGATGACGGCCGTGCGCGCGATGAACCCGACTGCAAGGTGCGCGTGGCGCGTGGCGGCAGCTTCAACTCGCCGGCGGGTGCCATGCGCAGTCATGCGCGCAACCGCTTCTCTGCCGATGCGCGTGCCGACATACTCGGCTTTCGGGTAGCGCGCGACCTCGCGCCCCAGACGCAAACCTCGCCTCAAGGCGCGCATGCGGACTGA
- a CDS encoding DUF6776 family protein: protein MGQVKVRRIRRPHIIDTRPTGRLGLALILVAIAFASWAYLLLDLTGEQSPETSGSPETSERETRPPSDQADATELQELEQRRLALAQNNAELEQRLRTLSQYQQTESNAEREAQETIRQLQSENAKLRSQIAFLSQLFGGDDGPIEISDLALSSAGENRVRYWFKIARTKAEKNMITGQARVQLRGQMAEGERYFSLSELTADGRDGHRLGFRHFQEIDGTLTLPPGFEPEELLVIVVPDDTTMGGARRQFEWKLGEDAD from the coding sequence ATGGGACAAGTCAAAGTGCGCCGAATTCGCCGGCCTCACATCATCGATACCCGTCCGACAGGAAGACTGGGGCTCGCACTCATCCTGGTGGCAATCGCCTTTGCCAGCTGGGCTTATCTGTTATTGGATCTCACAGGCGAGCAATCACCAGAGACCAGTGGATCACCAGAGACCAGTGAAAGAGAAACGCGACCCCCAAGCGACCAGGCGGACGCCACCGAGCTTCAAGAGCTTGAGCAACGCCGCCTGGCGCTCGCGCAGAATAACGCTGAACTTGAACAGCGATTGCGCACCCTCTCACAGTATCAACAGACAGAAAGCAACGCTGAGCGCGAGGCACAGGAAACGATCCGCCAGTTGCAAAGCGAAAATGCCAAACTACGCTCGCAGATCGCCTTTCTGTCGCAACTCTTTGGTGGAGATGACGGTCCGATCGAAATCAGCGATTTGGCCCTGTCGAGCGCGGGCGAGAACAGGGTTCGTTACTGGTTTAAAATCGCGCGTACCAAAGCGGAAAAAAACATGATTACAGGCCAGGCGCGCGTGCAGTTGCGCGGCCAGATGGCAGAAGGTGAGCGCTACTTCAGCCTCTCCGAGTTGACGGCTGACGGGCGCGATGGCCATCGCCTTGGCTTCCGTCACTTTCAGGAAATCGACGGTACCCTGACACTGCCACCTGGTTTCGAGCCGGAGGAGTTACTGGTCATCGTGGTGCCTGATGATACAACGATGGGAGGCGCGCGCCGTCAATTCGAGTGGAAGCTCGGTGAGGATGCGGATTAG